Genomic segment of Bacteroides stercoris ATCC 43183:
TGTCCGCGAAAATCAGGACCATGATTTCATCCAACGCCTGAAAACGGACAGTGAGAAACAGTTCCGCATCGGCAATATCTTTATCTCCGAAATACGTTCCTTTAAGGACATCCGCCGTAATTTCCAGCAGACATGGAGCAATGACCTGCGCAATTACGTAATGGGTATGGGATTTCTGTTGCTGAATATATTTTTGGGACTGCTCGGCACTTTCTGGTTCCGTACCCAGCAACGCCGTTCGGAGATTGCCCTGCATAAGGTGCATGGAGCATCGGACATGAGTATTTTCACCCGTCTGATAAGCGAGGGGCTGCTTTTGCTGTTGCTTGTCACGCCTGTTGCTTTGCTCATAGACTATAATCTGGCAAGCATGGAACTGAACTCCTGGCGCAACGGTACGACCTTGGAGTGGGAGCGCCTATTGCTTTGCGCTGCCATCAGCTTCCTGCTGATAGGATTGATGATTGCGATTGGTATAGGCATTCCGGCACGCAGGGCGATGAAGGTACAACCGGCAGAGGCGCTGCATGATGAATGATTTTAGGAAGTTAAACAGATAACGGAATATGATACGTCTTTACTTTCAGCAAGCGCTATATCACTTGCGCGAGAATCCTATCATAACATGGGTTTCCGTACTGGGTACGGCATTGGCCATCTGTATGATTATGGTACTTGTCATCACTTTTCAGGTGCGGCTTGTGGACTGCGAGCCTGAGGTGAACCGCAGCCGTTCGCTGTATGTGTCTGCCATGTCCGTCAAGAACAAGGGCGGGAGCGACGGCGATTCATCCAACGCCCGCATGTCGGTGCATACGGGGCGCGAGTGCTTTAAGAATCTCACTACGGCGGAGGCAGTAACGTTGGTTTCCTTGCCCGAAAAGGTACGTGTGTCCCTGCCGGCAGGCAACAAGGTCACGGCCGACATGGTGCAGACGGACGACGCCTTTTGGCATATCTTCCGGTTTCGCTTTCTCAGCGGCAAGGCGTTTACCAAGGCCGACAGCGATGCCGGAGTGCTATGCGCCGTGTTGAGCGCTGCGGTGGCGCGCCGCCTGTTCGGCACAACGGACGTTGCGGGAAAGACGGTGCAGTTGAACTATGTAGAGTACCGTATATCCGGTGTAGTGGCGGATGTGTCCGTACTGGCCACTTCCGCCTATGCGCAGGTGTGGATTCCTTATACGTCCACAGACATTGCCCGGTTGGCGTGGTGGGAGGAGACCGTAGGACAGATGAGGGCGGTTATCCTTGCGCGTTCCGCAGCCGATTTTCCGGCTATCCGTGAGGAGGCGGAGCAACTTCGCCGTAAGTATAACGACAGTCTGCGCGACTCGGAAGTGTTCTATCGCGGGCAACCCGATGAACAGTTTGCCAACCTTTACCGCAAGTGGAGCGAAACGCCCGATACCAAAGCCATTATCCTGCGCTATATGCTCGTTATCGCCATCCTGTTGCTTGTGCCTGCCATCAACCTGAGCAGCATGACGCTCTCCCGTATGCGCAGACGTATGGCGGAGATAGGTGTGCGCAAGGCTTTCGGGGCTACGGGTGGCGAACTGATACGCCAGATATTCTTTGAGAACCTGTTGCTGACATTGTTTGCCGGCGTGTTGGGACTTGCGCTGAGTTACGCCGCCACCTTCCTGCTGAACGGTTTCCTTTTCAACAACAGCACCAATGCCTACCTCAGCGGGGAAACCGCCCTGACACCGGGCATGCTGCTTTCGCCCTGGGCATTCCTTGCAGCTTTCGGTTTCTGTTTGCTGATGAACATCCTTTCGGCAGGCATACCGGCATGGAGGGCTTCGAGAATGAATATAACGGATGCGATCAATCAAAGGTAAACGATGGTTATGAAAACGATATTGAAACAAATAAAGAACGAGTGGAACAGCAATCTTTTTCTCTTTGTGGAGCTGCTGCTGGTCTTTGTCGTGCTGTGGTATATTGTGGACTGGACGCTTGTCACCGCACGGGTCTATCACGCTCCGATGGGATTCGATACGGAGCACTGCTACAACATCACCGTAAGCAAGCTGGGAGAGGACTCGCCTC
This window contains:
- a CDS encoding ABC transporter permease — encoded protein: MIRLYFQQALYHLRENPIITWVSVLGTALAICMIMVLVITFQVRLVDCEPEVNRSRSLYVSAMSVKNKGGSDGDSSNARMSVHTGRECFKNLTTAEAVTLVSLPEKVRVSLPAGNKVTADMVQTDDAFWHIFRFRFLSGKAFTKADSDAGVLCAVLSAAVARRLFGTTDVAGKTVQLNYVEYRISGVVADVSVLATSAYAQVWIPYTSTDIARLAWWEETVGQMRAVILARSAADFPAIREEAEQLRRKYNDSLRDSEVFYRGQPDEQFANLYRKWSETPDTKAIILRYMLVIAILLLVPAINLSSMTLSRMRRRMAEIGVRKAFGATGGELIRQIFFENLLLTLFAGVLGLALSYAATFLLNGFLFNNSTNAYLSGETALTPGMLLSPWAFLAAFGFCLLMNILSAGIPAWRASRMNITDAINQR